Within Rubrobacter calidifluminis, the genomic segment CGCCGGTTGACGACGGGCAAGGCTATCGGGGTCGACCTTTGGCAGAGTGCGGACCAGTCCGGCAACAGTCCTGAGGCCGCACTGGCGAATGCGCGGGCGGAGGGGGTTGCCGGTTTCGTCGAGATCAAAACGGGCGATATGCGCGAATTGCCCTTTGAAGACGGGACGATCGACGTTGTGGTTTCAAGCCTGGCGATTCACAACATCCCCGACGAAGAAGGCCGCTTGAAAGCGATTCGGGAAATTGTACGGGTACTGAAACCGGGCGGACGGGTGGCTCTATTGGATTTTCAACATACGGGGGAATATGCGCGGGCTCTTCGGGCATCAGGCTGGCAGGCGGTGAAACTTTCAGGACTGCGATTTCAGATGTTCCCGCCCGTACGAATCGTGACGGGGGAAAAGCCCCTGTGAATTAGAGAGCGGGCTGACGCCTTCCAGACGCTCGACGAAATGCGTGACTGGATCGTTCGTGCGTCTGCCGACTGGCTGTTGCGGAAGCGGTTTTCGATGGGGATGTGGAATATCGAGTCGCAAAGGTATCTGGGAGGGCTTGGGTTGCACCCGCGCGAGCCAGATGGTTGGGATGTCCCCGCGTTTTCCATCGGCTATTGGGTACGGGCTTCCGAGCAAGGCCGCGGTTACGTCACCGAAGTGGTCCGGCTGCTCACGGCGTATGTGTTCGAGGTGCTGCAGGCGCAGCGCATTGAAATCGTCTGCGATGCACGTAACACGCGCAGCATCGCCGTCGTCGAGCGTGTGGGCTTTGTGCGGGAAGGGCGTCTACGGAACTTATGGCGCCGTGCGGATGGGACGCTGGCCGATGAGGTG encodes:
- a CDS encoding class I SAM-dependent methyltransferase: MQRSSFANGDYGIDAPLVVRNLFLAGTAAIVAGIVLNHLLASTRPAVGIGLLVWGLLAGASMLLTAALMVWSSRIGKLRLREKLIDSLDLRGTETILDVGCGRGLLLNAAARRLTTGKAIGVDLWQSADQSGNSPEAALANARAEGVAGFVEIKTGDMRELPFEDGTIDVVVSSLAIHNIPDEEGRLKAIREIVRVLKPGGRVALLDFQHTGEYARALRASGWQAVKLSGLRFQMFPPVRIVTGEKPL
- a CDS encoding GNAT family N-acetyltransferase, whose product is MRERADAFQTLDEMRDWIVRASADWLLRKRFSMGMWNIESQRYLGGLGLHPREPDGWDVPAFSIGYWVRASEQGRGYVTEVVRLLTAYVFEVLQAQRIEIVCDARNTRSIAVVERVGFVREGRLRNLWRRADGTLADEVVCCADSCRRVEWSMNIHRLPLL